From Myxococcus guangdongensis, the proteins below share one genomic window:
- a CDS encoding MASE1 domain-containing protein: MPSLESIPRRWQPVLRLVLFTAAYALGARLGAVLAFPPERVSAMWPSSGVALAGLLLTRHREWPALVLAAILVEPFAVGSAHGPVTSTGFVIAAGNLLEAMVGALMLRRVVRFHPSMDRVRDVLGLVGLGALGATLLSASLGMSMLLSEQRLSPQDFWPSWRVFWVGNAMGVLLVAPLLLTWTARGTSGWNRQRRLELMALLLLLGVATHWVFRMPPSAAPPATFHPVTYLTFPFLLWAALRFEARGITMAAAVMSSLSLLHTALGNGPFAQFAWHNDSLTFLQSFLAVASVSGLLLASALSERRRAQEEVSHLNQELRQSLQTLAATQATLVQRERMAALGELSATVAHEVRNPLGAISNALAAIRRLTPQMATGPTGSLMDIMDEEVERLALLVNDLLDFTRPVEPRLRSQSLGPVVEGALVASLRSGGSGINVSRDLDETLPPIALDAHLLHVALTNLFTNAVQAMPAGGSLVTRIETDVRSGTPHARLTISDTGHGMTNELQQRIFEPFFTTRASGTGLGLAIVRRIVDGHHGEVIVHSTVGQGTTFTVWLPYAGEIRAVA, encoded by the coding sequence GTGCCCTCGCTCGAGTCCATCCCCCGCCGCTGGCAGCCCGTCCTCCGGCTGGTGCTCTTCACGGCCGCATATGCGCTGGGAGCACGGCTGGGCGCGGTGCTGGCGTTTCCTCCCGAGCGCGTCTCCGCCATGTGGCCGTCCAGTGGCGTGGCGCTCGCGGGGCTGCTGCTCACGCGGCACCGTGAGTGGCCCGCACTCGTGCTGGCCGCCATCCTGGTCGAACCCTTCGCGGTGGGCTCCGCCCACGGGCCCGTCACCTCCACCGGCTTCGTCATCGCCGCGGGCAACCTGCTGGAGGCCATGGTCGGAGCGCTGATGCTGCGCCGGGTGGTCCGCTTCCACCCGTCGATGGACCGCGTGCGCGATGTGCTGGGACTGGTGGGGCTGGGCGCCCTGGGCGCCACCCTGCTCAGCGCGAGCCTGGGCATGAGCATGCTGCTGTCCGAGCAGCGCCTTTCCCCCCAGGACTTCTGGCCGTCGTGGCGGGTATTCTGGGTGGGCAACGCCATGGGCGTGCTGCTCGTCGCGCCCCTGCTGCTCACCTGGACGGCGCGGGGGACCAGCGGCTGGAACCGGCAGCGACGACTGGAGCTGATGGCGCTCCTGCTGCTGCTCGGCGTGGCCACCCACTGGGTGTTCCGCATGCCGCCGTCGGCCGCGCCTCCCGCCACCTTCCATCCGGTGACGTACCTGACGTTCCCGTTCCTGCTGTGGGCCGCCCTGCGCTTCGAGGCCCGGGGCATCACCATGGCCGCCGCGGTGATGTCCTCGCTGTCCCTGCTGCACACCGCCCTGGGCAACGGCCCGTTCGCCCAGTTCGCGTGGCACAACGACAGCCTCACCTTCCTCCAGTCCTTCCTCGCCGTGGCCAGCGTGTCCGGACTGCTGCTCGCCAGCGCCCTCAGTGAGCGACGCCGCGCCCAGGAGGAGGTCAGCCACCTCAACCAGGAGCTGCGTCAGTCGCTGCAGACCCTCGCCGCCACCCAGGCCACCCTGGTGCAGCGCGAGCGCATGGCCGCGCTCGGCGAGCTGAGCGCTACCGTGGCCCACGAGGTCCGCAATCCGCTGGGCGCCATCTCCAACGCGCTCGCCGCCATCCGACGCCTGACGCCCCAGATGGCCACCGGCCCCACTGGCTCCCTGATGGACATCATGGACGAGGAGGTCGAACGACTGGCCCTGCTCGTCAATGACCTGCTCGACTTCACCCGCCCCGTCGAGCCCCGGCTGCGAAGTCAGTCACTCGGGCCCGTGGTGGAGGGCGCGCTCGTGGCGTCGCTGCGCTCGGGGGGCTCGGGCATCAACGTGTCGCGAGATTTGGACGAGACGCTGCCGCCCATCGCGCTCGACGCGCACCTGCTCCACGTGGCGCTCACCAACCTGTTCACCAACGCCGTGCAGGCCATGCCGGCCGGTGGCAGCCTGGTCACCCGCATCGAGACGGATGTCCGCTCGGGCACGCCTCACGCCCGGCTCACCATCTCCGACACCGGGCATGGGATGACGAACGAGCTGCAACAGCGCATCTTCGAGCCGTTCTTCACCACGCGCGCCAGTGGCACCGGGCTGGGGCTCGCCATCGTCCGACGCATCGTCGATGGTCACCACGGCGAGGTCATCGTGCACAGCACCGTCGGCCAGGGCACCACCTTCACCGTGTGGTTGCCCTACGCGGGAGAGATTCGCGCCGTGGCTTGA